The following are from one region of the Lytechinus pictus isolate F3 Inbred chromosome 4, Lp3.0, whole genome shotgun sequence genome:
- the LOC129258998 gene encoding c-Myc-binding protein-like, protein PFSLIPQPGDSKREEFRKYLEKAGVLDALTKILVALYEEPEKPNDALDFLKAHMGQSGPDTADVESLRLQVSELMQKVERLQDENRELKAKVQMENPEVEPSAEN, encoded by the exons cccttctctctcatTCCACAGCCTGGAGATTCAAAGCGAGAGGAGTTCCGCAAGTACCTGGAGAAAGCTGGAGTCTTGGATGCTCTCACAAAGATACTGGTAGCCCTGTATGAAGAGCCAGAGAAACCAAATGATGCACTAGA CTTCCTGAAAGCTCACATGGGTCAGTCAGGACCAGACACGGCTGATGTAGAATCTCTGAGACTACAGGTCAGTGAACTGATGCAGAAGGTGGAACGGCTGCAGGATGAGAATAGGGAACTCAAAGCAAAG GTTCAGATGGAAAATCCGGAGGTTGAGCCAAGTGCAGAGAACTGA